The segment GGAGATGATCAGCGCGTGCACATCGGGATTGGACAGCACCCAGCGGAACGCCGCCTGGGCATAGGTCGCGCCGTCCTTTTCGAACGGGCGCATGTCGTTTAGACGGGCGCCCATGAGGGTCTTCATGGCGATGACGCCCACGTTCTTCGCTTTTGCCTTCTCAAGCACACGCGGGAGATCGGGCTGCCGCGCGATGAAGTCGAAGCCGCTCGTGAAACGCTCGTAGAACTTCGGGTCCTGACCGAAGTTGTAGGACACCAGGAGGACGTCCATCATGTCCCGGTCCAGGGCGTAGTCCAGGCACTGGATGAGCCGCCCGGCGTGGCCGGACATGCCGGTGAAGCGAATCTTGCCCTGCTTCCTGGCCTGCTCCACGAAGGCGTGCCACTCGTGGTTCTCGAGGCGGCCGATGTCGTTGACGGCGTGAGTGAAGTACACGTCCACGTAGTCGGTCTGAAGCCGCCGCAGGCTTGCTTCCAGGGAACGCATCATCGACGCTCTGCCCTCGCTCGAACTGGTGTGGGTCTTGGAGGCGATGACAACCTTGTCGCGCTTGCCTCGGAGGGCGTTGCCGATGGTGATCTCGGAATCGCCGCCGCGGTAGCTGTCGGCCGTGTCGAAGTAGTTGATGCCGCGGTCCAGCGCGTCCTGCACCAAGTGCTCCTCGCCGGCGTCGAGGCGGCTGGAACCGAACGAGATGTCGGAGATCTCGAGTCCAGTGCGGCCCAAGGTGACGTAGCGTTTCACCTCGGCCCGGGTCGCGGCGCGCGCCGTCGCGCCTCCCGTCCCCGTGAAGGGCAACAGCCCCGCGGCTACCCCGGCCACAGCGCCCCGTCGAAAGAGTTCGCGCCGATCCAGCTTTTCACCCTTATCGGACTTCTTCATGGCGGCTCCTCAAGTCTTGCAACGATCCCACCGCGAGCCTCCTGCGGGATACGATACGATATGGAAATGAGTAGACATGAAACGACACCGATTGTCCAACAAACGTTCCTGGAGTTCAAGCCGCCCGCAACCCGAACCGTCATTCCCGCGCAACAGTGTCCCTTCGATTCGTCATTCCCGCGGAAGCGGGAATCCAGGGGCGGTGGTGGGGTACTGCAGCGGCATTTCCCTGCCTCACCACCCCTGGATTCCCGCTTCCGCGGGAATGACGAATCGGGGGTTGGCGCCAATTCTGTCCGGGCGGCGCTTTGACACAGCCTGGGAAGCGGGAATCCGGGCGGGGTGAGGTACTGCAGCGGCATTCCCCCCCTCACCACCCCTGGATTCCCGCTTCCGCGGGAATGACGAATCGGGGGGTTGGCGCCGATTCTTGTCCGGGCGACGCTTTGACACAGCCTGTTGCGCGGGAATGACGGTTGCGCGCGCTGACACATCGGGCGTCACTCCCCGGCCACGCCCACCAGCGAGTTGAGCAGCGCTTCATCTCCGGCCAGGTTCGCGCTGGGGCCGTCGTAGACGATGCGGCCGCGGTTCATGACCACGGTGCGGTCGGAGAACTCCAGGGCGATGCCGGTGTGTTGCTCCACCAGGATGATGGTGAGGCCTTCCTGGGCGCGCAGGGTGTGCATGGCGTCCACCAGTTGCTCGATGATGACCGGCGCCAAGCCTTCGGTGGGTTCGTCCATGAGCAGCACCGCGGGGTTTCCCACGAGCGCTCTTGCGATGGCCAGCATCTGTTGCTCGCCGCCGGAGAGCTGGTTCCCCTTGTGGGTGGTGCGCGAGCCCAGTTGCGGGAACAGCTCGTAGACCTGGTCGAAGGTCCAACCGCCGGCGCGGCGCGCCACCGCCAGGTTCTCGTACACGCTCAGCGACGGGAACACCTCGCGTTCCTGGGGCACCAGACCCAGGCCGGCGCGCACACGGTCGTAGGTTCTGGCGTTGGAGATGTCACGCCCCGCCAGCTCGATGCGCCCGGAATGGAGCGTCGTGTAACCCAGGACGGTTCCCAGGAGCGTGGTCTTCCCCACCCCGTTACGGCCGATGATGCTCACCCGTCCGCCGCGGTCGAGGGCCAGGTCGATGTCCTCCAGAACGACGGTCCGGCCGTACCCGGCATGGACGCCGGCGAGGACGAGGACCTGGTCCGAGATCGCCCCGGGGGCCATGTTCTCCGGGGTGTTCAACGCCTTCCTCCGTGCAACTCGGCATTCTCGCCCAGATAGACCTCCCGGACCCGGGGGTCCGAACCCACCTCGGCGGGG is part of the Deltaproteobacteria bacterium genome and harbors:
- a CDS encoding aldo/keto reductase, whose amino-acid sequence is MKKSDKGEKLDRRELFRRGAVAGVAAGLLPFTGTGGATARAATRAEVKRYVTLGRTGLEISDISFGSSRLDAGEEHLVQDALDRGINYFDTADSYRGGDSEITIGNALRGKRDKVVIASKTHTSSSEGRASMMRSLEASLRRLQTDYVDVYFTHAVNDIGRLENHEWHAFVEQARKQGKIRFTGMSGHAGRLIQCLDYALDRDMMDVLLVSYNFGQDPKFYERFTSGFDFIARQPDLPRVLEKAKAKNVGVIAMKTLMGARLNDMRPFEKDGATYAQAAFRWVLSNPDVHALIISMTGSGVIKEYLGASGWTTAARGDFELLKGYAAMNGASYCRHACNDCEGACPYGVPIADVLRTRMYARDYQDEKLARSEYALLGRGAEACLTCPTQACAGSCTHGLPVEKLLAPTHRMLS
- a CDS encoding ABC transporter ATP-binding protein, whose translation is MAPGAISDQVLVLAGVHAGYGRTVVLEDIDLALDRGGRVSIIGRNGVGKTTLLGTVLGYTTLHSGRIELAGRDISNARTYDRVRAGLGLVPQEREVFPSLSVYENLAVARRAGGWTFDQVYELFPQLGSRTTHKGNQLSGGEQQMLAIARALVGNPAVLLMDEPTEGLAPVIIEQLVDAMHTLRAQEGLTIILVEQHTGIALEFSDRTVVMNRGRIVYDGPSANLAGDEALLNSLVGVAGE